One Natrinema halophilum genomic window carries:
- the pglX gene encoding BREX-1 system adenine-specific DNA-methyltransferase PglX, whose product MSTTHGQPGLSSEQRSTIRSTILRTRHALEDELRRQFEKYGIYEKERLSIDTLTHLSDEEIHTRRTLDAAIERELESTEGDVERSITNYVREATKTYLNRFVALKAIEVRGLVEETITERPEYGNRSYMHHTVAEIAGELTNAPDDGFGAALDLAYQEIGAEIRMIFEESEHTVIELDAQVREEVLDELDAIDDEAWESDEALGWVYQYFGEEEREEIDERIDDENYKIAGTDIATKTQLFTPRYIVEWMVDNSLGRTWLEMQGGHTNIDDEENCFYLAPLEESLIDRETKPVEEITVLDPACGSGHLLFYAFDVLYQMYLEEGEVPEKYIPREILRNNLYGIDIDSGAAQIAALALYLKAKERSPDVTIPRLNIVSADAVLINGDRKQEVLNRARSELEEEILKQIWRSFDNIREWGSLVQIDDPIDQIVDEHRDTFESKGQTQFTPEGEITAQSTFVSGGKEETWEELKVRLVENVREVADAALEQDDLVEEMFATEVGKTVQLLDVLHEQYDVIVSNPPYLQSKKMGENLKEFIRSNYAAKVDAYGAFIERCLNFAKEDGYVSMITPETFMYQYYFRGFRSALISDANLTDHLHISNRDQAYMNIASIMRPIADESPLPSRYLRIVEADKKPAAANRITRSCRQGEENDQIFTIDQETFAEIDRTPFLYRFGKEVLDLFVEHSNFGDRCEVKQGLSTADDEQFVRKWWEIPTSSIGERYVRYQMSGTNSVYYDYAADYLDWENSGEVVREAGANFRNEDHYFERGASFRGFGNYLVGRLHTEDMIFGHTSHFVSSEEYTAEIILAHLNSTIHRFIANGLNPGLHFEVGDGKRLPIKNKLQYRDAIEALVNVGIDQRRRLSKVTETSADYSPEFFVDVCESGVLDLCRFEDACKAKILTAHGLVDSILFDEYDISRDTQEQMYSDLPKNVAHYPLTQSDYSSSCDEFNDRLTVEQLDPADRKKAVATIKESDEMDLRELALETELSPLTIAALRENHELYTEAEKERAAGRVLSFIVGKIFGRWEPDPSQKATSNEILVFGADSDSPARLVENVIDETFPAPATINEQLTDSLGRDPISWLRDRFFRYHHVDEYKRRGQRNPLYWQLESPEGAFSCLVYYHGIDTNTLPKLRGRYLDSRIEKLENELETLNSQITGDDPEKELLQRKETVRNDLADVREFRDTIDEMIDDGLTVDIEKGIWENIKEWDQYEVLETGLPKLKSSYSR is encoded by the coding sequence ATGTCCACAACACACGGTCAACCCGGTCTCTCGTCGGAGCAGCGGTCGACTATTCGAAGCACCATCCTCCGCACACGTCACGCACTCGAAGATGAGCTTCGCCGACAGTTCGAAAAGTACGGCATCTACGAGAAGGAGCGCCTCTCGATTGACACCCTGACGCATCTCTCTGACGAGGAAATCCACACTCGCCGGACGCTGGACGCAGCCATCGAACGGGAACTCGAATCCACGGAAGGCGACGTAGAGCGGTCGATCACCAATTACGTCCGCGAAGCCACGAAGACCTACCTCAACCGGTTCGTCGCGCTGAAAGCTATCGAAGTTCGCGGACTCGTCGAGGAAACCATCACCGAGCGCCCGGAGTACGGCAATCGGTCGTATATGCACCACACCGTGGCCGAAATCGCCGGCGAACTAACTAACGCGCCCGATGACGGTTTCGGTGCTGCACTCGACCTCGCATACCAGGAGATTGGCGCGGAGATTCGGATGATCTTCGAGGAATCCGAACATACCGTTATCGAACTCGACGCACAAGTGCGAGAAGAGGTACTCGACGAACTAGATGCGATCGACGACGAAGCCTGGGAGAGCGACGAAGCACTGGGCTGGGTGTACCAGTACTTCGGAGAGGAAGAACGCGAGGAGATTGACGAGCGCATCGACGACGAGAACTACAAAATCGCAGGAACGGACATTGCGACGAAGACGCAACTGTTCACTCCCCGGTACATCGTCGAATGGATGGTTGACAACTCGCTCGGGCGGACGTGGCTCGAAATGCAAGGCGGCCACACGAATATCGACGACGAAGAGAATTGTTTCTATCTCGCCCCGCTAGAAGAGTCGCTAATCGACCGGGAAACGAAGCCTGTTGAAGAGATTACGGTGCTCGACCCTGCATGTGGCAGTGGCCATCTGCTCTTCTATGCGTTCGACGTCCTCTATCAGATGTATCTAGAGGAAGGTGAAGTACCCGAGAAATATATCCCGAGAGAAATCCTTCGAAATAATCTCTATGGAATCGATATTGATTCCGGTGCAGCACAGATTGCCGCTTTAGCGCTGTATCTCAAAGCGAAGGAACGGTCACCTGACGTCACTATTCCTCGACTGAACATCGTCTCAGCGGACGCCGTGTTGATTAACGGGGATCGAAAGCAAGAAGTGTTGAACAGGGCGCGTTCTGAACTCGAGGAAGAAATTCTCAAGCAGATCTGGCGGAGCTTTGATAACATCCGAGAGTGGGGAAGTCTCGTTCAAATCGATGATCCTATCGACCAAATCGTCGACGAACATCGAGACACGTTCGAATCGAAGGGGCAGACCCAATTTACACCTGAGGGAGAGATCACCGCCCAATCGACGTTCGTGTCCGGTGGGAAGGAAGAAACCTGGGAGGAACTCAAGGTTCGGTTAGTCGAGAATGTGAGGGAAGTAGCAGACGCAGCGTTAGAGCAGGACGACCTTGTTGAGGAGATGTTCGCGACTGAAGTCGGAAAGACTGTACAGCTACTCGATGTCCTTCACGAACAGTACGATGTTATTGTCAGTAATCCTCCATATCTCCAGAGCAAAAAAATGGGTGAAAATCTAAAAGAATTCATCCGATCAAACTACGCTGCGAAAGTAGACGCCTACGGAGCGTTCATCGAGAGATGCCTGAATTTTGCGAAGGAGGACGGGTATGTATCGATGATTACGCCTGAGACGTTCATGTATCAGTACTATTTCCGTGGATTCCGATCCGCCCTCATATCAGACGCAAATCTAACTGATCACTTACATATAAGCAATCGAGATCAAGCTTATATGAATATCGCATCGATCATGCGGCCGATTGCGGACGAATCTCCGCTTCCGTCGCGGTATTTACGAATCGTTGAAGCAGATAAGAAACCAGCGGCTGCCAACCGCATCACGAGGTCGTGTCGACAAGGTGAGGAGAACGATCAAATATTTACAATCGATCAGGAAACGTTCGCTGAGATTGATCGCACTCCGTTCCTGTATCGCTTCGGAAAGGAAGTTCTTGATCTGTTCGTCGAACATTCTAACTTCGGAGATCGTTGCGAAGTCAAACAAGGCCTATCGACGGCGGACGATGAGCAATTCGTCCGAAAGTGGTGGGAGATTCCGACTTCAAGTATCGGTGAGAGATACGTCCGTTACCAGATGAGTGGAACAAATTCAGTCTATTACGATTATGCTGCGGACTATCTGGACTGGGAGAACTCAGGGGAAGTCGTTAGAGAGGCGGGTGCGAATTTCCGGAACGAAGATCATTATTTCGAACGGGGTGCCTCGTTCCGAGGATTCGGGAATTATCTGGTTGGACGATTACACACCGAGGATATGATCTTCGGCCATACCTCACACTTCGTGTCTTCCGAGGAGTATACCGCAGAAATCATTCTCGCACATCTGAACTCGACGATCCATCGATTTATTGCAAATGGGCTCAATCCCGGTCTTCACTTCGAAGTTGGTGACGGAAAACGCCTCCCGATCAAGAACAAGTTACAGTATAGAGATGCGATCGAGGCCCTCGTGAACGTCGGAATCGACCAGCGACGACGGCTTTCCAAAGTAACTGAGACGAGCGCCGACTACAGTCCTGAATTTTTCGTTGACGTATGCGAATCCGGTGTATTGGACCTTTGTCGATTTGAGGACGCTTGCAAAGCAAAAATCCTCACCGCCCACGGGCTTGTTGATTCCATCTTATTCGACGAGTACGATATATCACGTGACACGCAGGAACAGATGTATTCTGACCTCCCGAAAAACGTTGCCCACTATCCTCTCACACAGAGTGATTATAGCTCTTCGTGCGACGAATTCAACGATCGTCTAACTGTTGAGCAACTGGATCCCGCCGATCGTAAAAAAGCAGTCGCAACGATTAAAGAGTCCGACGAAATGGACCTTCGTGAACTCGCCCTCGAAACCGAACTATCCCCATTGACGATAGCCGCTCTCAGAGAAAACCACGAACTCTACACGGAGGCAGAGAAAGAACGCGCAGCCGGTAGAGTACTCTCGTTCATCGTTGGCAAGATCTTCGGGCGATGGGAACCCGATCCCAGTCAGAAGGCGACGTCGAACGAGATTCTCGTGTTTGGCGCTGATTCCGATTCGCCCGCGCGTCTCGTCGAGAACGTGATCGATGAGACGTTTCCTGCCCCCGCAACTATCAACGAACAGTTGACAGATAGCCTCGGTCGAGACCCGATCTCGTGGCTCCGAGACCGTTTCTTCAGATATCATCACGTGGATGAATATAAACGACGTGGCCAACGAAATCCACTTTATTGGCAATTAGAAAGTCCTGAAGGGGCATTTAGTTGTCTTGTTTATTATCACGGGATAGATACCAACACGTTGCCAAAGCTACGAGGACGATATCTGGATTCCCGTATCGAGAAACTCGAAAATGAACTCGAAACCCTGAACAGCCAGATAACCGGTGACGATCCAGAAAAAGAACTCCTTCAGCGGAAGGAGACCGTTCGGAACGACCTTGCGGACGTGAGGGAATTTCGCGACACTATCGATGAGATGATTGATGACGGGCTGACAGTGGATATCGAGAAGGGAATCTGGGAGAACATCAAAGAGTGGGATCAATACGAAGTGTTGGAAACGGGGCTTCCCAAACTGAAATCCAGTTACTCTCGATGA
- the brxC gene encoding BREX system P-loop protein BrxC — MSDTTTSHQINEIFYRPINRKIDRVVKVDNDDPSVVKKELEEYILTPQLERHFSDALESVIDTEHAQTEDVGMWVSGFFGSGKSHYMKILGHILENREFEDTYAAEMFRDRIEGNEMLDGAVSSVTQKFDSEVLMFQIGAKADASGSESITEIIHREFNISRGYASMPWVAQMEQELESRGVYDEFVDAIETNTGKNWTEARKDAMFVRSDMETALVEVADEFDDEDDAARAIDDVQRNVLLNASTLAEEIVDYVERREAETGNNCRYFVFIDEISQFIGDDGQLLLELQSIVEELGQKGKGKVFLGVTSQEQLQQLIPGVLEKEAEESKVIDRFPHRFDLTSENLDKVVRDRVLSKKGELRGIIGDLYDRHEGILSARYKLDSSQSLKPITRANFADCYPFLPYQLDILPEMFKALGKGSDDQLAGSERTLIDVTQSVLKDEDHLYNDELGALVTLDMIFDEISNDVPSSDVKSIREARPKDADPEIARRVLKSLYLLQQLSWIPNTADNIATSLQTELGPTQQLEDAVEATLDALVDAGYVGRSEEGYRFLRETERELENEIKGIEVGPGDVRRSSKRFLNDILDETSRVNYEGKTFRLNLSIDGEEVTSKGHIDLKTYSPIYQRYEDFDPDGLKTQSFSEDDTLYWIADDEKQHVIFEKLKSIYQITTVVKEKRGTELSQEEQEALGQKQKDLQRLRNEVEREFKRSFQRGTLIYNGDAKEFDTTSTSLSSLASRKTDNAIPKVFPSFKHGSASVRDRHLEQLFGDLQGSSNPSVFSELGIVQNGELIAEARIASEVEDAIQRRENAGKSRTGSDLIDHFAEPPYGWNREVVRLAAAVLFRNGSIIPTYKERTYGTYTEDGAQELFTQVTKFKSTSFDERETVDVDTRTDAKQLLDRLFDRKVKSTDQAVDEGVRTEANRWVSTTSTLLSQLRRVDFPLSDDVEQFQTRLNNLLEQPTSAKRIKKFVEFENELEDLTKTAKDVAEFCGETGGENRLKEYETIQRFITTEWESLVDEADDHSGLVAVSDEARDAAFRVANTLDTEGVVNQWNNVKTDYRTAAEAFTATYESLYERRHETYSDSIDTVTAYAGSDIDETDLNSALADLTERQGDGSVDLDISNEDHINPNPSLTRLIEHIQTVDAYEVSAKTEIDDLDDAADEGTVRESVDIDAIFGNVVVTDPSDLEKPISDLRAEIEGLLDQESDVEIRFR, encoded by the coding sequence ATGAGTGATACTACTACCTCCCATCAGATTAACGAGATCTTCTACCGGCCGATCAACCGGAAGATCGATCGGGTCGTTAAAGTGGATAATGACGATCCGAGCGTCGTTAAGAAAGAACTCGAAGAGTACATTCTTACCCCGCAGCTCGAACGGCACTTTTCAGACGCTCTCGAGTCCGTCATCGATACGGAACACGCACAAACGGAAGACGTCGGAATGTGGGTTTCCGGATTCTTTGGCTCGGGAAAAAGCCACTACATGAAAATCCTCGGGCACATCCTCGAAAACCGGGAGTTCGAGGATACGTACGCGGCCGAGATGTTCCGGGATCGCATCGAGGGCAACGAGATGCTCGACGGAGCGGTCTCATCTGTCACCCAGAAGTTCGACTCCGAGGTATTGATGTTTCAGATCGGCGCGAAAGCCGACGCATCCGGGAGCGAATCCATTACGGAAATCATCCACCGCGAATTCAACATTTCTCGTGGCTACGCCTCGATGCCCTGGGTCGCGCAGATGGAACAAGAACTCGAATCGCGCGGCGTGTACGACGAGTTCGTCGACGCTATCGAGACGAACACCGGAAAAAACTGGACGGAAGCCCGCAAGGACGCTATGTTCGTCCGGTCGGATATGGAGACTGCGTTGGTCGAGGTCGCTGACGAATTCGACGACGAAGACGACGCAGCCCGCGCAATCGACGACGTCCAGAGGAACGTCTTACTCAATGCCTCCACGCTCGCCGAAGAAATAGTCGATTACGTCGAACGACGGGAAGCAGAAACCGGGAATAACTGTCGATACTTCGTATTTATCGACGAAATCTCCCAGTTCATCGGCGACGATGGCCAACTTCTCTTGGAGCTACAGAGTATCGTCGAGGAGCTTGGGCAGAAAGGCAAGGGAAAGGTCTTCCTCGGGGTCACCTCCCAGGAGCAACTTCAACAACTCATTCCCGGCGTCCTCGAGAAGGAAGCCGAGGAGTCGAAAGTCATCGACCGTTTCCCACACCGGTTTGACCTCACCTCCGAGAACCTCGACAAGGTCGTCCGCGACCGCGTTCTCAGCAAGAAAGGCGAACTCAGAGGTATCATCGGCGACCTGTATGATCGACACGAAGGAATCCTGTCTGCAAGATACAAACTCGATTCCAGTCAAAGTCTGAAACCGATCACTCGAGCGAACTTCGCCGACTGTTATCCCTTCCTTCCGTACCAACTCGATATCCTCCCGGAAATGTTCAAGGCCCTGGGGAAGGGATCAGACGACCAACTCGCGGGGAGTGAACGGACACTGATCGACGTCACGCAGAGCGTCCTCAAAGACGAGGACCACCTCTACAACGACGAACTGGGGGCGCTCGTTACGCTGGACATGATCTTCGACGAGATCAGTAACGACGTCCCCAGCAGTGACGTCAAATCGATCCGTGAGGCCCGACCGAAAGACGCCGATCCGGAAATCGCACGCCGCGTTCTCAAATCGCTCTACCTCCTCCAGCAACTTTCCTGGATTCCGAACACGGCCGATAACATCGCGACGTCACTCCAGACAGAACTCGGACCCACGCAGCAACTGGAGGATGCCGTCGAAGCGACGCTCGATGCCCTCGTCGATGCCGGTTACGTCGGCCGGAGCGAAGAAGGGTATCGGTTCCTTCGGGAGACAGAGCGCGAACTCGAGAACGAAATCAAAGGCATCGAAGTCGGCCCAGGCGACGTCCGCCGATCCTCCAAACGGTTCCTGAACGACATCCTCGATGAGACGTCACGCGTCAACTACGAAGGGAAAACGTTCCGGTTGAACCTGAGCATCGATGGCGAGGAAGTCACCTCGAAGGGCCACATCGACCTCAAAACGTACTCCCCGATCTACCAGCGATACGAGGACTTCGACCCGGACGGCCTGAAAACGCAGAGTTTCAGCGAGGACGATACGCTATACTGGATCGCTGACGACGAGAAGCAACACGTCATCTTCGAAAAGCTGAAGTCCATCTATCAGATCACCACCGTCGTCAAGGAAAAACGCGGCACCGAACTCAGCCAGGAGGAACAGGAAGCTCTCGGCCAGAAGCAGAAGGATCTCCAGCGTCTCCGCAACGAGGTCGAACGCGAGTTCAAACGAAGCTTTCAACGCGGTACCCTGATCTACAACGGCGACGCAAAAGAGTTCGATACGACGAGCACCTCGCTATCGTCGCTCGCGTCCAGAAAGACAGACAATGCTATCCCGAAGGTCTTTCCCAGCTTCAAACACGGCTCCGCGTCCGTCAGAGACCGACACCTCGAGCAACTATTCGGTGACCTGCAGGGCTCGTCGAACCCGTCGGTCTTCTCCGAACTCGGTATCGTCCAGAATGGCGAGCTCATCGCCGAAGCCCGCATCGCCTCGGAAGTCGAAGACGCGATCCAGCGCCGCGAGAACGCCGGTAAATCACGGACCGGAAGTGACCTGATCGACCACTTCGCCGAACCGCCGTACGGGTGGAACCGAGAGGTCGTCAGACTCGCCGCTGCGGTCCTCTTCCGAAACGGTTCCATCATCCCGACCTACAAGGAACGGACGTACGGAACGTACACAGAGGACGGCGCACAGGAGCTGTTTACCCAGGTCACGAAGTTCAAATCAACCTCGTTCGACGAGCGCGAAACCGTCGATGTCGACACACGGACGGACGCCAAGCAACTCCTCGACCGGCTGTTTGATCGCAAAGTTAAATCGACAGACCAAGCAGTCGACGAAGGCGTTCGAACGGAAGCAAACCGGTGGGTCTCGACTACCAGCACTCTTCTCTCCCAACTCAGGCGGGTCGACTTCCCGCTGAGTGACGACGTCGAGCAGTTCCAGACCCGGCTCAACAACCTTCTCGAGCAACCCACGTCGGCCAAGCGGATCAAGAAATTCGTCGAGTTCGAGAACGAACTCGAAGATCTAACGAAGACCGCGAAAGACGTCGCCGAGTTCTGTGGCGAGACCGGCGGTGAAAACCGCCTGAAAGAGTACGAGACGATACAGCGATTCATTACGACCGAGTGGGAATCTCTCGTCGACGAAGCAGACGACCACTCCGGACTCGTCGCCGTCAGTGACGAGGCCCGCGACGCCGCTTTCCGCGTCGCGAACACGCTTGACACCGAAGGCGTCGTCAACCAGTGGAACAACGTCAAGACGGATTATCGAACCGCAGCAGAAGCTTTTACCGCGACGTACGAATCTCTGTACGAGAGGCGCCACGAAACATACAGCGACTCCATCGACACGGTCACAGCGTATGCCGGTTCCGACATCGACGAGACGGATCTCAACTCGGCGCTGGCGGACCTGACGGAACGACAGGGCGACGGATCGGTCGACCTGGACATCTCGAACGAAGACCACATCAACCCGAATCCCTCGCTCACTCGCCTCATCGAACACATCCAGACCGTCGACGCGTACGAGGTCAGTGCGAAAACCGAAATCGACGACCTCGATGATGCTGCCGACGAGGGAACGGTCCGCGAGAGCGTGGATATCGACGCCATTTTCGGAAACGTCGTCGTTACTGACCCGAGTGACCTCGAGAAGCCGATCTCTGATCTCCGAGCAGAGATCGAGGGACTTCTCGATCAGGAGAGTGACGTCGAGATACGCTTCCGGTAG
- a CDS encoding BREX protein BrxB domain-containing protein, whose amino-acid sequence MLSDFQTRLEEVERLVRDDRDEVGKRAGVPFIVFTYDPSDELEVDEEVRNLIEKLEYHDQTVAGIDMRELVFSILEERGILENVIDLERRNRDQLLDGLKSSLLDDGGMGQLASAIAAQAEDADTVIVYRMGILYPFANASTLMGQLEMNTPGDTPLVFCYPATVDDKSLRFLDESEGTYYRARVIGHE is encoded by the coding sequence ATGCTTTCTGACTTTCAAACACGTCTCGAAGAAGTCGAACGACTTGTCAGAGATGATAGAGACGAAGTCGGAAAGCGCGCTGGGGTCCCCTTCATCGTCTTCACCTACGACCCTAGTGACGAACTCGAAGTCGATGAAGAGGTTCGAAACCTTATCGAGAAACTGGAGTATCACGACCAAACCGTCGCGGGAATCGACATGCGCGAACTGGTTTTCAGCATTCTCGAAGAACGCGGTATTTTGGAGAACGTGATCGATCTCGAACGCCGGAATCGAGACCAGTTACTCGACGGGTTGAAATCGTCGCTGCTGGATGACGGTGGGATGGGTCAGTTAGCGTCGGCCATCGCAGCGCAGGCAGAAGACGCCGATACAGTGATCGTCTACCGGATGGGAATACTGTATCCGTTTGCCAACGCCTCTACACTGATGGGTCAATTGGAGATGAATACCCCGGGCGATACGCCCCTCGTATTCTGTTATCCGGCGACGGTCGATGACAAGAGTTTAAGATTCCTCGATGAATCTGAAGGGACGTATTACCGCGCAAGGGTGATCGGACATGAGTGA
- a CDS encoding BrxA family protein has translation MSNEYVGSEESEDSEQVSLDPKIAHHSSYIDETKRILRTYVECKSYEELEKRIVDDNILNKDTEEYRTNILREVTRRHVPSKETYRETPLMRIVAANVRSDVTDWCLYYEFAQDPFIRFVTLDFLYPEFERGTLAVQATDIVTFIESIQDDYADLRDRSESTINEAATKYLTALRNYGLLEGTQRKKFAVTYVPDEAVAYVVYRLFQKGAKSASAVIEHDDWKLFLMNESEVQRRIRDISPQYVSYEKRGSTERLITKHDSIVDLIDAF, from the coding sequence ATGAGCAATGAATATGTCGGATCGGAGGAAAGCGAGGACTCAGAACAAGTGAGTCTTGATCCCAAAATCGCCCATCACAGTTCGTATATCGACGAGACAAAGCGGATTCTGCGCACATACGTGGAGTGTAAATCGTACGAAGAACTGGAGAAACGGATCGTTGACGATAATATCCTCAACAAGGATACGGAGGAGTATCGGACGAACATTCTCCGTGAAGTCACGCGTCGACACGTCCCGAGCAAGGAGACGTACAGGGAAACGCCATTGATGCGGATCGTGGCAGCCAACGTCCGAAGCGACGTGACTGACTGGTGTCTCTACTACGAATTCGCACAGGACCCGTTCATCCGGTTCGTCACACTCGATTTCCTCTACCCGGAATTCGAACGGGGAACCCTCGCTGTTCAAGCGACGGACATCGTCACGTTCATCGAATCCATTCAAGATGACTACGCTGACCTGCGTGACCGGTCCGAGTCGACCATAAACGAGGCCGCCACGAAGTACCTCACCGCGCTCCGGAACTACGGGCTCCTGGAAGGCACTCAACGCAAGAAGTTCGCGGTCACTTACGTTCCCGACGAGGCAGTCGCGTACGTCGTCTACCGGCTCTTCCAGAAGGGAGCGAAGTCCGCATCAGCTGTCATCGAACACGACGACTGGAAGTTATTCCTGATGAATGAATCCGAAGTTCAGCGGCGGATCCGAGATATCTCACCCCAGTACGTAAGCTACGAGAAACGTGGATCGACAGAACGACTAATTACAAAGCATGACAGCATAGTGGATCTAATAGATGCTTTCTGA
- a CDS encoding BrxE family protein, giving the protein MTATDLVEAFVSTRQTLHEAGVEDEFFLDLITSRLLIERVGESNNQGWWDSRILSETGRARLEEVTPKTQLQSRITLAAKVGQKAEADRLSADVISLFSLGPQVESRLTAAIEEIEAPASLSLEALENLSVRALDNGWTDDVLEQTGSNVTVDSHSLSEPDTGGSVCIDDDGYTQSEIEAEKWRLLVTLLSGYGYSTDRLVVPYYPLKSEFDSELA; this is encoded by the coding sequence ATGACTGCAACCGATCTCGTCGAGGCATTTGTCTCGACGAGGCAAACCCTCCACGAAGCAGGCGTTGAAGATGAGTTCTTTCTGGATCTTATCACTTCGCGCTTGCTAATAGAACGCGTGGGTGAATCGAATAACCAGGGCTGGTGGGACTCACGGATCCTGTCCGAAACCGGGCGTGCACGACTCGAGGAGGTAACGCCAAAAACGCAACTGCAATCCCGTATCACTCTCGCAGCGAAAGTAGGACAGAAAGCAGAAGCAGACCGGCTATCAGCAGATGTCATTTCTCTGTTTTCACTCGGTCCACAAGTTGAATCCCGATTGACGGCCGCTATCGAAGAAATCGAAGCACCTGCTAGCCTCTCTTTAGAGGCGCTGGAGAATCTCTCCGTTCGGGCGCTCGATAACGGATGGACAGATGATGTTCTCGAACAAACCGGCTCAAACGTCACAGTTGATTCGCATTCCCTCTCAGAACCAGATACAGGTGGGTCCGTTTGCATCGACGACGATGGATACACGCAGTCTGAAATCGAGGCTGAAAAGTGGCGGTTGCTTGTAACTCTCTTGTCCGGGTATGGATACAGCACTGATCGACTCGTCGTCCCATACTATCCCCTCAAGTCAGAGTTCGACTCGGAACTCGCATGA
- a CDS encoding type II toxin-antitoxin system VapC family toxin: MQRVLVDTSVLFAAVYRRDGAHDDALPILMGVDTGDFPEAVILDYVLTETLNGLTTHAGHDAAVDFLDRIEENTRFHIDSLTADTFATAKALFRQYERFSLVDAAIVAYMQTEDLSYLYAFDDDFDVAADVYRLDTATNPYQPG; this comes from the coding sequence ATGCAGCGCGTACTCGTCGATACGAGTGTCCTCTTCGCAGCGGTCTACCGCCGTGATGGTGCGCACGATGACGCCCTTCCTATCCTCATGGGGGTCGACACCGGCGATTTTCCTGAAGCGGTGATTCTCGATTACGTCCTCACCGAAACGCTAAACGGTCTGACGACGCATGCAGGGCACGATGCCGCTGTCGACTTTCTTGATCGGATAGAGGAGAATACCCGATTCCATATTGATTCCCTGACTGCGGACACGTTCGCCACGGCGAAAGCGCTCTTCCGGCAGTACGAGCGGTTCTCGTTGGTCGACGCTGCTATAGTTGCGTACATGCAAACGGAAGATCTCAGCTACCTCTACGCGTTCGACGATGACTTCGATGTAGCTGCTGACGTCTATCGTCTGGACACCGCGACTAACCCATACCAACCTGGGTAG
- a CDS encoding AbrB/MazE/SpoVT family DNA-binding domain-containing protein produces MSSESVDSESKVSGNQANIPARIRQELDIDDGDKLRWHIEDDGTLRVQVVQQRNGTFSNFNGYDGDQETEVTTEHDTWGVDVE; encoded by the coding sequence ATGAGTAGTGAGAGTGTTGACTCCGAGAGCAAGGTTTCGGGAAATCAAGCGAACATCCCCGCCCGTATCCGTCAGGAACTCGATATCGACGACGGTGACAAACTCCGCTGGCACATTGAGGACGACGGCACGCTCCGCGTTCAGGTCGTTCAACAACGGAACGGCACGTTCAGCAACTTCAACGGTTACGACGGCGACCAAGAGACAGAGGTTACGACCGAGCACGACACGTGGGGCGTTGACGTCGAATAG
- a CDS encoding CPBP family intramembrane glutamic endopeptidase — MVQTHSFRALRTDMVNFNNIKPRDKYVGREISSPVSAIARLPPLTLVNMALALLGLPIFIIILNMTNTDVSPITATVVYWALALIVLGIAVRGEGLSLADLGFRQPALVDLGYILVTSIAILLIYIGTGPLIESVGLPVSEGAGAMGAGAGIGVALARSVTTGIVEEILYRGYPIERLLAYTESPLVAGGVTWVVFTAAHAMNWPIGTLIQTALVAAVLTVVYLRRRTLVPVVGAHVLVWVFATLGQFYG; from the coding sequence GTGGTGCAGACGCACTCATTCAGAGCGCTTAGAACAGATATGGTTAATTTTAATAATATAAAACCACGGGATAAATATGTGGGAAGAGAGATATCCAGCCCAGTGTCCGCTATCGCCCGCCTTCCTCCACTTACTCTCGTGAATATGGCGCTCGCCCTTCTCGGATTACCCATATTCATCATCATCTTGAATATGACCAATACTGATGTTTCTCCGATCACTGCTACCGTTGTCTACTGGGCACTGGCACTCATCGTTCTCGGGATTGCGGTGAGGGGTGAGGGCCTATCACTAGCCGACCTTGGCTTCCGGCAACCTGCCCTCGTCGATCTCGGATACATTCTCGTCACGTCCATCGCTATTCTGCTCATATACATTGGGACGGGACCACTCATCGAGTCCGTCGGACTCCCGGTGAGTGAGGGGGCTGGCGCGATGGGTGCAGGAGCTGGAATCGGCGTAGCGCTCGCTCGTTCGGTAACAACCGGGATCGTTGAGGAAATTTTGTACCGAGGATATCCTATCGAACGACTGCTTGCGTACACTGAAAGCCCACTCGTTGCCGGTGGAGTCACGTGGGTGGTGTTCACGGCGGCACACGCTATGAATTGGCCAATTGGGACCCTTATTCAAACCGCTCTCGTTGCTGCCGTTCTGACTGTTGTCTATCTCCGTCGAAGGACGCTTGTGCCCGTTGTCGGTGCACACGTTCTCGTGTGGGTTTTTGCGACCCTTGGCCAATTCTATGGGTAA